From the genome of Spirosomataceae bacterium TFI 002, one region includes:
- a CDS encoding threonylcarbamoyladenosine tRNA methylthiotransferase MtaB: MKKVAFYTLGCKLNYSETSTISRQFEAKGYQKVDFSDTPDIFLVNTCSVTENADKKCRKIVKEANKINPDGFVAILGCYAQLKPKEISEIPGVDVVLGAAEKFRLLDLIDDFKKEKRAHTEPAQVFASDIEQPLDYHTSYSLNDRTRTFLKVQDGCDYPCSYCTIPLARGKSRSDTVENIVKAANEIAASGVKEIVLTGVNIGDFGIIEGKKSSNFLQLIQALDQVEGIERFRISSIEPNLLSDDIITFVAQSKRFVPHFHIPLQSGSNEMLSLMKRRYRKELYIDRVNRIKELMPHCCIGVDVIVGHPGETEELFLETYNFLNELEISYLHVFTYSERPNTTALEIKPVVPKKSRAERSKMLHILSDKKRRFFNEQQNGYETTVLFEDDVHDGLMHGWTNNYVRVKAKFDPLRINETVPVSIGEIDEQMIAEVSEMQIFETH; the protein is encoded by the coding sequence ATGAAAAAAGTCGCATTTTACACACTGGGCTGTAAGCTCAACTACTCCGAAACGAGCACTATTTCTAGGCAATTTGAAGCTAAAGGCTACCAAAAGGTAGATTTTAGTGATACGCCTGATATATTCTTGGTTAATACATGTTCCGTTACGGAGAATGCCGACAAGAAATGTAGGAAGATTGTAAAAGAGGCAAACAAAATTAATCCTGATGGCTTTGTGGCAATCTTGGGCTGCTACGCTCAACTCAAGCCAAAAGAAATATCGGAAATCCCGGGAGTAGATGTAGTTCTTGGTGCTGCCGAGAAGTTTAGACTACTCGACTTAATCGATGACTTTAAGAAAGAAAAAAGAGCTCATACCGAACCCGCTCAAGTTTTTGCATCGGATATTGAACAACCATTAGATTACCATACCTCCTACTCGCTCAATGACCGCACCCGTACTTTTCTCAAAGTACAAGATGGTTGCGACTACCCTTGCTCCTACTGTACCATTCCATTAGCAAGAGGAAAAAGTAGGTCAGATACCGTGGAGAACATTGTTAAGGCTGCGAATGAAATCGCGGCCTCTGGTGTAAAAGAAATTGTACTCACAGGAGTAAACATTGGCGACTTTGGAATTATTGAAGGTAAAAAAAGCAGTAATTTCTTACAACTTATTCAAGCACTTGACCAAGTAGAAGGCATAGAAAGATTCAGAATCTCAAGCATAGAGCCCAATTTATTGAGCGATGACATCATCACTTTTGTGGCTCAGTCTAAACGATTTGTACCTCATTTTCATATTCCATTACAAAGTGGTAGCAATGAAATGCTTTCGCTAATGAAGCGTAGATACCGCAAAGAATTATACATTGATAGAGTAAACCGCATCAAGGAGCTAATGCCGCATTGCTGCATAGGTGTTGATGTGATTGTTGGTCACCCAGGAGAAACGGAAGAACTGTTTCTGGAAACATACAATTTCCTAAATGAGCTAGAAATTAGCTATTTACATGTATTTACTTATTCGGAGAGACCAAATACGACTGCCTTAGAAATCAAACCTGTAGTTCCTAAGAAATCTCGTGCTGAGCGATCTAAGATGCTTCATATTTTGAGTGACAAGAAGAGAAGGTTCTTCAATGAGCAGCAAAATGGATATGAGACAACGGTGCTTTTTGAAGATGACGTACATGACGGCCTCATGCATGGCTGGACAAATAATTACGTGAGAGTAAAAGCAAAATTTGATCCTTTGAGAATTAATGAAACTGTACCAGTATCTATAGGTGAAATAGATGAGCAAATGATTGCTGAAGTAAGCGAAATGCAAATTTTCGAAACACATTAA
- a CDS encoding stearoyl-CoA desaturase (delta-9 desaturase), producing the protein MVAALSFFIGHWYLSLFSQTFFLHRYSAHKMFTMNKFWEKFFYMLTYISQGSSYLNPRAYAVLHRMHHAYSDTEQDPHSPHHTKNIFSMMWKTKDIYNSVLKYKGKVEERFTKDLPEWKIIDRLGDTWGSRLFWGIGYIAFYIVGFVYFDMHWGFFFLLPVHFLMGPIHGAIVNWSGHKYGYQNFDNKDESKNSLLFDFLMMGELFQNNHHKHPMSSNFAKKWYEIDPTYPVIKFLTWTKVIKPKV; encoded by the coding sequence ATGGTTGCTGCATTATCGTTTTTTATAGGACATTGGTATTTATCACTTTTTAGCCAAACCTTTTTTTTACATAGATATTCTGCTCACAAGATGTTCACGATGAACAAGTTTTGGGAGAAGTTTTTCTATATGTTGACATATATCTCTCAAGGATCGTCATACTTAAACCCTAGAGCTTATGCAGTTTTGCATAGGATGCATCATGCTTATAGTGATACAGAGCAAGATCCACATTCTCCACATCACACCAAGAATATCTTTTCTATGATGTGGAAAACCAAAGACATTTATAACTCGGTACTAAAATATAAAGGTAAGGTTGAGGAACGCTTTACAAAAGACCTACCTGAATGGAAAATCATTGATAGGCTAGGAGATACTTGGGGTTCAAGACTCTTTTGGGGTATTGGATACATTGCCTTCTATATTGTTGGATTTGTGTATTTTGACATGCATTGGGGTTTCTTTTTCTTATTACCTGTTCACTTTTTAATGGGGCCTATTCACGGTGCTATAGTAAATTGGAGTGGACACAAATACGGTTATCAAAACTTTGACAATAAGGATGAAAGCAAGAATAGTCTTTTGTTTGATTTCTTGATGATGGGGGAGTTGTTTCAAAACAATCACCATAAGCATCCAATGTCTAGTAATTTCGCAAAGAAATGGTATGAAATAGACCCTACTTATCCTGTTATTAAGTTCTTAACTTGGACTAAAGTAATTAAGCCGAAAGTCTAA
- a CDS encoding Uncaracterized surface protein containing fasciclin (FAS1) repeats has translation MRNSKLTIYLFLIIGLFAFTACEEEETPAAMPTTIVDVAAGDANFSDLVTALTKADLVNTLAGNGPFTVFAPTNAAFAAAGIDVNALTGDQLKPVLLNHVLGAKVLASAVTTGGVETVGGGDIFLSVGSNGVFIDGGTEVVQTDIVASNGVIHVINNVLLPPSQNIVEIAVGNPNFSTLVSLVQKVGLVETLANLENEFTVFAPTNAAFDKLFATVDPASLSDEQITNILLYHVVPGYVFSSDLMNGDVSAANGEKLNIDLTNGVVVKGANSLGSNVTAANLKAQNGVVHVIDTVLLP, from the coding sequence ATGAGAAACTCAAAACTAACAATTTACTTATTCTTAATTATCGGTTTATTTGCTTTCACGGCTTGTGAAGAAGAAGAAACTCCAGCTGCTATGCCAACAACAATTGTAGATGTTGCAGCAGGTGACGCAAATTTTAGTGATTTAGTAACCGCCTTGACCAAGGCTGATTTGGTTAATACATTAGCTGGAAACGGTCCATTTACAGTTTTTGCACCAACGAATGCCGCTTTTGCAGCAGCGGGAATTGATGTAAATGCATTAACAGGTGATCAACTAAAACCGGTCTTATTAAATCACGTCTTGGGTGCTAAAGTTCTAGCTAGTGCAGTAACAACAGGTGGTGTAGAAACAGTTGGAGGCGGTGATATTTTCCTATCCGTTGGTAGCAATGGCGTGTTTATAGATGGTGGAACAGAAGTTGTACAAACTGATATAGTAGCTAGCAATGGAGTTATTCATGTAATTAATAATGTATTGCTTCCACCATCACAAAATATAGTTGAGATTGCAGTTGGCAACCCTAATTTTTCAACTTTAGTGAGCTTGGTTCAAAAAGTTGGTTTGGTTGAAACTTTGGCAAATCTTGAAAATGAATTCACTGTATTTGCTCCAACAAATGCAGCTTTTGATAAATTATTTGCAACTGTGGATCCTGCATCCTTAAGTGATGAGCAAATCACAAATATCTTGTTATATCACGTTGTACCAGGATATGTATTCAGTAGTGATCTAATGAATGGTGATGTTTCAGCGGCTAATGGTGAGAAATTGAATATTGATTTGACTAATGGGGTAGTAGTGAAAGGTGCTAATAGTTTAGGTAGCAATGTAACTGCAGCAAACCTAAAAGCTCAAAATGGTGTCGTTCACGTAATTGATACTGTTTTATTACCATAA
- a CDS encoding Phosphoglycerol transferase MdoB, with protein MKERVQFLLIYFSFWVVFFLSARVIFLGYHIQDTKLLSLEMIWGVFWNGIRMDMSMAAYLSAIPFLLVGFSNWIKKALFEGLLFSYTLILVFLLTFLVVVDLEVYNVWKYRIDATPLNYLSTPKEAWASVKSSPVFQLIVSFIILVICGSFVVYRIIAKKISNWNYIKPFPFVAVVLFMTASLIIPIRGGFGIAPMNQSTVYFSENNFANISAVNATWNFLSSLINKTYDKTNPYTYLPNEKINSSLNYLYESSGETTHVLNTDKPNVLVIIWESLTAKTVDYRFENQSVIPFFDSLKTQGIYFNNFYASGDRTDKGLVAVFSGYPAQPTHSIVKEPQKSIKLPILSKDFQKADYQTEFYYGGETEFANIKSYLFNADLQNIYDVHAFPEDSAYSKWGVHDHLVFQRFNNDHNFSKSKPFFSTILTLSSHQPYEVPLKSIFESDTEEALFFNSLRYSDQSLKAFIEEAQKSSWWNNTLVIILGDHGHKFPELEARAADFKIPMLWTGGAVSKPRIVNKVFSQTDLAKTLLNQLKIPSTEYKWSKDIFDPKTKSWAYFSFNDGFGFVNSTNQFLYDNVGKVSIESKGDIDPKALERAKALQQSTFEDYLNL; from the coding sequence ATGAAGGAAAGAGTTCAGTTTTTGTTAATCTATTTCAGCTTTTGGGTAGTGTTTTTTCTCTCTGCGAGAGTTATTTTCTTAGGCTACCATATTCAGGACACCAAGTTACTTTCGCTAGAGATGATATGGGGAGTGTTTTGGAACGGAATACGCATGGATATGTCCATGGCAGCTTATTTGAGTGCAATTCCATTTTTATTAGTTGGCTTTTCCAATTGGATAAAAAAAGCACTTTTCGAAGGTTTACTCTTTAGTTACACACTAATTTTGGTGTTTTTACTAACATTTTTGGTGGTTGTTGACCTAGAAGTTTACAATGTTTGGAAATACCGTATCGACGCAACACCACTTAACTACCTAAGTACACCCAAAGAGGCCTGGGCATCGGTGAAATCTTCTCCGGTTTTCCAGCTTATTGTGAGCTTTATTATTTTGGTGATTTGTGGCAGTTTCGTTGTTTACCGTATCATAGCAAAGAAAATATCGAACTGGAATTATATCAAGCCATTTCCTTTTGTTGCTGTGGTGTTATTCATGACAGCTTCTTTAATTATTCCTATAAGAGGAGGTTTTGGTATTGCACCAATGAATCAAAGCACTGTTTATTTTTCGGAAAACAATTTTGCAAACATTTCGGCTGTCAATGCCACTTGGAACTTCCTAAGTTCTTTAATTAATAAAACGTACGATAAAACCAATCCCTACACCTACCTTCCTAATGAGAAGATAAATTCTAGCCTAAATTATTTGTATGAATCGTCTGGTGAAACTACACACGTATTAAACACAGACAAACCAAATGTCCTTGTTATTATTTGGGAAAGCTTAACTGCCAAAACAGTAGACTATAGATTTGAAAACCAATCAGTTATTCCATTTTTCGACTCACTCAAAACACAGGGAATATACTTTAATAACTTTTATGCAAGTGGCGACAGAACAGACAAGGGTTTAGTTGCTGTTTTTAGTGGGTACCCTGCTCAGCCTACGCATTCTATTGTTAAGGAACCACAAAAAAGCATCAAACTTCCAATCCTTTCAAAGGACTTTCAAAAGGCAGATTATCAAACAGAATTCTATTATGGAGGTGAAACAGAATTTGCCAATATAAAGTCATACCTGTTTAATGCAGACCTTCAAAATATTTATGATGTTCATGCTTTTCCAGAAGACTCCGCCTATTCCAAGTGGGGAGTTCATGATCATTTGGTATTTCAACGCTTTAATAATGATCATAACTTCAGTAAATCAAAACCATTCTTTAGCACAATTTTGACGCTTTCGAGCCATCAGCCTTACGAAGTCCCACTTAAAAGTATTTTTGAAAGCGATACAGAAGAAGCTCTTTTCTTTAACTCCCTAAGGTATTCTGACCAGTCTCTGAAAGCATTTATTGAAGAGGCTCAAAAATCAAGTTGGTGGAATAATACATTAGTTATTATCCTTGGAGACCATGGCCATAAATTCCCTGAATTAGAAGCTAGGGCAGCTGATTTTAAAATTCCCATGTTATGGACAGGTGGTGCTGTTTCAAAACCGAGAATCGTAAATAAAGTATTTTCACAAACAGACCTTGCAAAAACTTTACTTAACCAACTGAAAATTCCCAGTACGGAATATAAATGGAGTAAAGACATCTTTGATCCCAAAACCAAAAGCTGGGCATATTTCTCTTTCAATGATGGTTTTGGCTTCGTAAACTCTACAAATCAATTCCTTTACGACAATGTTGGTAAAGTAAGTATTGAATCCAAAGGCGATATTGATCCCAAAGCACTAGAAAGAGCAAAAGCACTTCAACAAAGTACTTTTGAGGACTATTTGAATCTTTAG
- a CDS encoding glutamate 5-kinase yields the protein MKYKKRVVIKVGTNVMTNKGNRIVRPVLQSLVRQIAALYEQDIICVLVSSGSVIAGMEVLGKSKIKDKAQKRQVYSAIGQPRMMRLYYNFFRDYGMNCAQVLATKRDFNAGVHRENMINCYEGLLSEGVIPIANEDDAVTLTKSMFSDNDELASLVADLIKADMFIILTNTDGLFDGDPDDEHTRLIKTVKVGQNVEKFVADKEKEEGEGRGGMSSKLNVAKAAAAKNIPTYIANGKRENVIVDIVNGMEIGTKITL from the coding sequence ATGAAGTATAAGAAAAGAGTAGTAATTAAAGTAGGTACCAATGTTATGACCAACAAAGGAAACAGGATAGTACGTCCAGTTTTACAGAGTTTGGTCCGTCAAATTGCCGCTTTATATGAGCAGGATATTATTTGTGTGTTGGTTTCTTCAGGGTCTGTAATTGCAGGAATGGAAGTTTTGGGTAAGTCCAAAATAAAAGATAAGGCACAAAAACGACAAGTATATTCTGCGATTGGTCAGCCTAGAATGATGAGGTTGTACTACAATTTCTTTCGAGATTATGGTATGAATTGTGCCCAAGTACTCGCAACTAAAAGAGATTTTAATGCTGGAGTACACCGCGAGAATATGATTAATTGTTACGAGGGCCTTTTGTCGGAAGGAGTGATACCAATTGCAAATGAAGACGATGCAGTAACGCTTACTAAGTCCATGTTCTCCGATAATGATGAGTTGGCCTCTCTTGTAGCCGACCTTATAAAAGCAGACATGTTTATAATATTGACCAATACTGACGGTCTTTTTGATGGTGACCCAGATGATGAACACACAAGGCTCATTAAAACAGTGAAGGTTGGTCAAAACGTAGAGAAATTTGTCGCTGACAAGGAGAAAGAAGAAGGCGAAGGTAGAGGCGGTATGTCTTCAAAGCTTAATGTGGCCAAGGCAGCGGCAGCTAAGAATATTCCAACCTACATTGCAAATGGAAAAAGAGAAAACGTCATTGTAGACATCGTAAATGGTATGGAAATAGGTACCAAAATTACACTTTAA
- a CDS encoding D-alanyl-lipoteichoic acid acyltransferase DltB, MBOAT superfamily, protein MVFNSFEFLLFFPFVTLLYFALPHKWRWVLLLSASAFFYAYFKIEYLFILVFTIIVDYFAGLWIEQTQGKKRKWALIASLVANIGVLAVFKYADFLIGNANAVLFKLGAETYDLLDILLPIGLSFHTFQAMSYTIEVYRGTVPAERNIGKYALYVMFYPQLVAGPIERPQNVIPQFQVVHKFDFQRAKSGLRLMLWGMFKKVVIADRLAVFVDLVYNDPNSYSGAPLVIATIFFAIQIYCDFSGYTDIALGAARVMGFKLMKNFDRPYFSKSVSEFWKRWHISLSTWFRDYLYIPLGGNRVPRLRRYFNIFFVFMISGLWHGASWNFVIWGSLHGIYLIFGQLTANIQNKVIGLLKHPFLIKLAHNLIVLSFVLLAWVFFRANTTADSFYILKNMFSISSHSWKEIVDLIGQKELIAGLIAVGIMEGVHWLQRGRDLGVWAETKPKWQQWAMYYILFISVVFFGVYNNTQFIYFQF, encoded by the coding sequence ATGGTATTTAATTCCTTTGAGTTTTTACTTTTCTTTCCGTTTGTAACACTTTTATATTTTGCCCTTCCTCACAAATGGCGTTGGGTTTTATTATTAAGTGCGAGTGCGTTTTTCTACGCCTACTTTAAGATTGAATACCTTTTCATATTAGTTTTTACCATCATAGTAGACTACTTCGCTGGTTTATGGATTGAACAAACTCAAGGTAAAAAACGAAAATGGGCACTCATAGCCAGTTTGGTAGCGAATATTGGTGTATTGGCTGTTTTTAAATACGCCGACTTTTTGATCGGAAATGCCAATGCTGTGCTATTTAAATTAGGTGCTGAGACCTACGATCTTTTAGACATTTTGCTTCCAATTGGATTGTCTTTCCACACTTTCCAGGCTATGAGTTATACCATTGAAGTATACCGTGGTACAGTTCCAGCCGAAAGAAATATTGGTAAATATGCTCTCTATGTTATGTTTTACCCTCAGTTGGTTGCAGGACCAATCGAGCGACCACAGAATGTAATACCTCAGTTTCAGGTAGTGCACAAGTTTGACTTTCAAAGGGCAAAAAGTGGACTTAGATTAATGCTATGGGGCATGTTCAAAAAAGTGGTCATAGCTGATCGGCTTGCTGTATTTGTGGATTTAGTGTACAATGATCCCAACTCATATAGCGGAGCACCGTTGGTTATTGCAACCATTTTCTTTGCGATTCAAATATATTGCGATTTCTCAGGATATACAGATATTGCCTTAGGTGCAGCAAGAGTAATGGGCTTTAAGCTCATGAAAAACTTTGATAGACCTTACTTCTCCAAAAGCGTTTCCGAGTTTTGGAAAAGATGGCATATATCACTTAGTACATGGTTTAGAGACTATTTATATATTCCGTTAGGAGGAAATCGAGTGCCGCGTTTGCGTAGATATTTCAATATCTTCTTTGTGTTTATGATCAGTGGCTTGTGGCATGGAGCAAGTTGGAATTTCGTGATTTGGGGCAGTCTACATGGCATTTATCTCATTTTCGGACAACTAACCGCCAACATTCAAAACAAAGTAATAGGGCTTTTAAAACATCCTTTCTTGATCAAGTTAGCCCATAACTTGATTGTTCTTTCCTTTGTGCTTTTGGCCTGGGTATTCTTTAGAGCAAACACAACCGCCGATTCATTTTATATCCTAAAAAATATGTTTTCTATCTCGAGTCATTCGTGGAAGGAGATTGTAGACCTAATTGGCCAAAAAGAACTCATTGCAGGCTTAATTGCGGTAGGAATTATGGAAGGAGTTCACTGGCTGCAGCGAGGGAGAGACCTAGGCGTGTGGGCGGAAACCAAGCCGAAATGGCAACAGTGGGCAATGTATTATATATTGTTTATTTCAGTTGTGTTCTTTGGAGTTTATAACAATACACAATTCATTTATTTTCAATTCTGA
- a CDS encoding 2-oxoglutarate dehydrogenase E2 component (dihydrolipoamide succinyltransferase): MAKTQLLMPAMGESIFECTVLNWLIEEGSTVAVDDMILEVATDKIDTEIGATHAGTILKFLVNVGDIVPIGSPICEIEIDGDFVEESPEIAALAEELNKDIVEIKESYTSNGVKDSDRFYSPLVLNIAKEEGISTKELNKIKGTGLEGRVTKNDMLQYVKGGKQFKLKQPSFESGKDTIVEMDRMRQMISHRMIDSRRISAHVTSFIETDMTSLVTWRLRNKDEFFNNTNARLTFTPLLIEAVVTAIKKFPGINVQVDGINIIQKGAINIGLAVALPDGNLIVPVIHNADQLNLKNLAIKCDDLAKRARNNKLKPEELKGGTYTISNIGTFGNIAGTPIIMQPQVAVIAFGAIVKKPAVVETELGDMIAIRQKMIISHSYDHRVIDGSLGGLFVKEVSDNLEKFDLNRKF, translated from the coding sequence ATGCCCGCAATGGGAGAAAGTATTTTCGAATGCACAGTGCTGAATTGGCTTATTGAAGAAGGCAGCACAGTAGCTGTTGATGATATGATTTTGGAAGTAGCCACGGACAAAATTGATACAGAGATTGGAGCAACTCATGCAGGAACAATTCTAAAGTTTTTAGTAAATGTTGGTGATATTGTTCCCATTGGAAGTCCAATTTGTGAAATAGAAATAGATGGAGACTTCGTAGAAGAATCGCCGGAAATTGCTGCTTTAGCTGAAGAGCTGAACAAAGATATTGTAGAAATTAAAGAAAGCTACACCTCCAATGGAGTGAAAGATAGTGACCGCTTTTATTCTCCTCTAGTACTAAACATTGCTAAAGAGGAAGGAATATCTACCAAAGAGCTCAATAAAATTAAAGGAACTGGACTAGAAGGCAGAGTTACAAAAAATGACATGCTACAATATGTCAAGGGTGGTAAGCAGTTCAAGTTAAAGCAACCAAGTTTTGAGTCAGGTAAAGACACAATAGTTGAAATGGATCGCATGCGTCAGATGATTTCTCATCGCATGATCGATTCACGTAGAATTTCTGCTCATGTGACTTCATTCATTGAAACTGATATGACTTCATTGGTAACTTGGAGATTGCGAAATAAAGATGAGTTTTTCAATAACACCAACGCCAGACTTACATTTACGCCTCTTTTGATCGAAGCTGTAGTAACTGCAATTAAGAAATTCCCAGGTATCAATGTTCAAGTAGATGGCATTAATATCATTCAAAAAGGTGCCATCAATATTGGACTGGCTGTTGCACTTCCTGATGGAAACCTTATCGTTCCAGTTATTCATAATGCTGACCAACTGAATCTTAAAAATCTCGCAATTAAATGCGATGATTTGGCCAAAAGAGCGAGAAACAATAAGCTAAAGCCAGAGGAACTTAAAGGAGGAACTTACACCATCTCCAATATTGGTACTTTCGGAAATATCGCTGGAACACCTATTATCATGCAACCTCAAGTAGCTGTAATTGCTTTTGGAGCGATTGTGAAAAAGCCAGCCGTTGTAGAAACCGAATTAGGAGACATGATTGCTATCAGACAAAAAATGATCATCTCTCACTCTTATGACCACAGAGTAATAGATGGTTCTTTGGGTGGACTTTTTGTAAAAGAAGTTTCTGATAACTTGGAAAAGTTTGACCTAAACAGAAAATTCTAA
- a CDS encoding glutamine synthetase, with protein sequence MAKIKLEYLWLDGYFPTQNIRSKTKVEEHEDFKGTLEEIGNWSFDGSSTKQAEGGSSDCLLVPVAIYPDPERINGYLVMCEVMNADGTAHVSNGRATIDDDNDDFWFGFEQEYFIMDSSTLLPLGFPIGGYPAPQGMYYCSVGGKNTHGREIVERHADLCIEAGLNFEGINQEVACGQWEFQLFAKGAKQAGDELWVARYLLDRLTEDYGYYIEYHPKPLGKDMDWNGSGMHANFSNTTLRTCGDRATYEAICEAFRPVVKEHIAVYGEFNDQRLTGLHETASIHDFSYGISDRGASIRIPLITVEKGWKGWLEDRRPASNGDPYKIAARIIKTVKTAKV encoded by the coding sequence ATGGCAAAAATCAAATTAGAATATCTTTGGCTCGATGGTTATTTCCCAACTCAAAACATTAGAAGTAAAACTAAAGTTGAAGAGCACGAAGACTTTAAAGGTACACTAGAAGAAATAGGAAATTGGTCTTTTGATGGCTCATCTACAAAACAAGCTGAAGGAGGATCGTCAGATTGTTTACTAGTCCCTGTTGCCATTTATCCTGATCCAGAGCGTATCAATGGGTATTTAGTGATGTGTGAAGTTATGAACGCTGACGGAACTGCTCACGTATCAAATGGAAGAGCAACTATCGATGATGACAACGACGATTTCTGGTTTGGTTTTGAACAAGAATATTTCATCATGGATAGTTCAACGTTACTTCCATTAGGTTTCCCAATTGGAGGATATCCTGCACCACAAGGTATGTATTATTGCTCAGTAGGTGGAAAAAACACACACGGAAGAGAAATAGTAGAGCGTCATGCCGATCTATGTATTGAAGCTGGTTTAAATTTTGAAGGAATTAACCAGGAAGTTGCATGTGGACAGTGGGAATTCCAATTATTTGCAAAAGGTGCAAAACAGGCTGGTGATGAGCTATGGGTTGCGAGATACCTACTTGATAGATTAACTGAAGACTATGGTTATTATATTGAGTACCACCCAAAACCATTAGGAAAAGACATGGACTGGAATGGTTCTGGTATGCACGCTAACTTCTCTAATACTACATTGAGAACGTGTGGTGACAGAGCAACTTACGAAGCAATTTGTGAGGCATTCAGACCAGTGGTTAAAGAGCACATCGCGGTTTACGGTGAATTTAACGATCAACGTTTGACTGGTTTACACGAAACTGCTTCTATACACGATTTCTCTTATGGTATTTCTGACCGTGGAGCATCTATCCGTATTCCGTTAATTACAGTGGAGAAAGGATGGAAAGGTTGGTTAGAAGATAGAAGACCAGCATCTAACGGAGATCCTTACAAAATTGCAGCAAGAATTATCAAAACTGTGAAAACAGCGAAAGTATAA
- a CDS encoding LytTr DNA-binding domain-containing protein has translation MKKERFVVRYGNYLEFKDCSEISHFYAEDKTVYLVDNDNKRFTIDSNLTSLEKQLSESSFFRINRKYIVNLETIKRIKILPNRKMQLQLYIPTEHSVEVARERVPRFKEWIDS, from the coding sequence ATGAAAAAAGAACGGTTTGTCGTACGATATGGAAACTACCTTGAATTCAAGGATTGTTCGGAAATTAGTCATTTCTATGCTGAAGATAAGACCGTCTATTTGGTTGATAACGATAATAAAAGATTCACCATTGATAGTAATTTGACATCTCTGGAAAAGCAACTTAGCGAATCGTCTTTTTTTAGAATTAATAGAAAGTACATTGTTAATCTGGAAACTATAAAAAGAATCAAAATTCTCCCTAATAGAAAAATGCAACTTCAGCTTTACATTCCTACGGAGCACAGTGTTGAAGTGGCAAGAGAAAGAGTCCCACGTTTTAAGGAGTGGATTGATTCATAA
- a CDS encoding 16S rRNA (uracil1498-N3)-methyltransferase: MQLFYQPNFVEPFTLDADDSRHCVKVLRKQNGDKIHVVDGKGGLFHCEIIDANTKSCSLEVLEKTLEWNKSKRYIHIAIAPTKNIDRITYFVEKAVEIGINEISFILCKNSERKVVKTDRIERIAVSAMKQSLKAYIPKINELESLKSFIAGVESEQCLVAHLSEDSNSLMATSLNENVLLLIGPEGDFDPAELVMLNEAGYKQVTMGESRLRTETAGLVGVTLLNLM; this comes from the coding sequence ATGCAGCTTTTTTATCAGCCTAACTTTGTGGAGCCATTTACCTTGGATGCAGATGACTCTAGGCACTGTGTCAAGGTACTTAGAAAGCAAAATGGAGATAAAATCCATGTAGTGGATGGAAAGGGAGGCCTCTTTCATTGTGAAATCATAGATGCCAATACAAAATCTTGCTCCTTAGAGGTGCTTGAAAAAACCTTGGAATGGAACAAGTCCAAGAGGTATATACACATTGCTATTGCTCCTACAAAAAATATAGATAGAATTACTTATTTCGTTGAAAAAGCAGTTGAAATAGGCATAAACGAAATCAGTTTTATTTTATGTAAAAATTCGGAACGAAAAGTTGTGAAAACAGATAGAATTGAGCGAATAGCGGTTTCAGCTATGAAGCAGTCTCTGAAAGCCTACATCCCGAAAATTAATGAGCTCGAGTCTCTAAAGAGTTTTATTGCAGGAGTAGAAAGTGAGCAATGCTTAGTTGCTCATTTGTCCGAAGACTCCAATTCTTTGATGGCAACGTCATTAAACGAAAATGTACTTTTACTTATCGGTCCTGAAGGGGATTTTGATCCTGCGGAATTAGTTATGCTTAATGAAGCTGGTTATAAGCAAGTTACTATGGGCGAGTCAAGGTTAAGGACAGAAACTGCCGGACTAGTAGGAGTTACACTTTTAAATTTAATGTAG